One Gemmatimonadota bacterium genomic region harbors:
- the ppk2 gene encoding polyphosphate kinase 2, whose translation MAHGRPSGWIGLHHVAPPSRADASQHRIRGVVAPPASVFSRLDWLRGGSAFVGQRPTRGGVDADTGVRPAGRCYRDSPGVPGRRLPVNASTNGKRPASQRPRPKPRARRVAAGDIAPSLTARGIERFAVTEAESAAIESKATAVQDIIAGPHAVDRRQLATSLQAIADGVSPDDAAALRRALRDKSRLAHLDTMNADEELAPDWRNGGYPYKNLMSRKAYERQKYGLQVELLKLQAWVKATGQKVVVLFEGRDAAGKGGTIKRFMEHLNPRGARVVALEKPSEVERGQWYFQRYVQELPTAGEIVLFDRSWYNRAGVERVMGFCTADEYAEFMRQAPEFERNLVRSGIHLIKYWFSVSRTEQRRRFKEREAHPLKHWKLSPVDKASLDMWDEYTRAKEAMFFHTDTADSPWTVIKSDCKKRARLNAMRYVLLKLPYTGKDITGIGPVDGMLVGRANIVYERGERPEVTAGVP comes from the coding sequence ATGGCGCACGGGAGGCCTTCGGGTTGGATTGGGCTCCACCACGTTGCCCCCCCGTCCCGAGCCGACGCAAGCCAACATCGGATTCGCGGCGTGGTCGCGCCCCCGGCTAGCGTCTTCTCACGATTGGACTGGCTTCGCGGCGGAAGCGCATTCGTCGGTCAGCGCCCGACACGTGGTGGGGTAGACGCTGACACTGGGGTCCGGCCGGCGGGGCGATGCTACCGGGATAGCCCCGGCGTGCCCGGGAGGAGGTTGCCTGTGAATGCCAGCACCAACGGAAAACGCCCCGCCAGCCAACGCCCTCGGCCCAAACCCCGCGCCCGGCGCGTCGCAGCGGGTGACATCGCTCCGTCCCTGACGGCGCGCGGCATTGAGCGATTCGCCGTCACGGAGGCGGAGTCTGCCGCCATCGAGTCCAAGGCAACCGCTGTCCAGGACATCATCGCCGGCCCACACGCGGTGGATCGTCGTCAGCTCGCCACGTCACTCCAGGCGATCGCAGATGGCGTTTCCCCTGACGACGCCGCCGCCCTCCGGCGAGCACTCCGGGACAAGTCCCGGCTGGCTCACCTGGACACGATGAATGCGGACGAGGAGCTCGCCCCCGATTGGCGGAACGGGGGATATCCGTACAAGAACCTGATGTCCCGGAAGGCGTACGAACGCCAGAAATACGGCTTGCAGGTGGAGCTCTTGAAGCTGCAAGCCTGGGTGAAGGCCACGGGGCAGAAGGTCGTGGTGCTCTTTGAGGGTCGCGACGCTGCCGGCAAGGGGGGCACGATCAAGCGGTTTATGGAGCACCTCAATCCTCGCGGCGCACGCGTGGTGGCCCTGGAGAAGCCCAGCGAGGTGGAACGCGGCCAGTGGTACTTCCAGCGGTATGTGCAGGAGCTGCCCACGGCCGGCGAAATCGTGCTCTTCGACCGCTCCTGGTACAACCGCGCCGGGGTAGAGCGGGTGATGGGCTTCTGCACAGCGGACGAATACGCAGAGTTCATGCGGCAGGCGCCGGAGTTCGAGCGCAACCTCGTGCGCAGCGGGATCCACCTGATCAAGTACTGGTTCTCGGTGAGCCGCACGGAGCAGCGCCGCCGATTCAAGGAGCGCGAGGCACACCCGCTCAAGCATTGGAAGCTCTCCCCGGTCGACAAGGCCTCGCTCGACATGTGGGACGAGTACACGCGCGCCAAGGAGGCGATGTTCTTCCACACCGACACCGCCGACTCCCCCTGGACCGTGATCAAGTCGGACTGCAAGAAGCGCGCGCGCCTCAACGCGATGCGCTACGTCCTGCTCAAGTTGCCCTACACCGGAAAGGACATCACGGGCATCGGCCCGGTGGATGGCATGCTGGTGGGACGGGCGAACATTGTCTACGAGCGCGGGGAGCGCCCGGAGGTGACGGCCGGCGTTCCGTGA
- a CDS encoding PD40 domain-containing protein, whose product MRHRCLLALLALSAPIADAQSATKFVRYAHVANDGRIAFTYADDIWLADGNGANPRRVTAHVARDFSPRFSPDGQWIAFTSNRAGNNDVYVIPAAGGEPRQLTYHSGDDQALYFTPDGTAIIMTSSRGTLAWGSPLYRLPLDGTVPTPMAMDIGRAGMIKQDATAVAFNRVLPTYWRKGYRGNNSGDLAVQDLRTGDIREITDTDLQQYKGHVNDVHPMWGADGKLYFASERDGTFNIWRIDPAGGNAQQVTRHNDDGVQFPAISPDGRRIIYENNFELWTLEVASGQSRKVPITLAFDPKESDTQVVTTNHRAEGFSVAPDGTAMAVDFHGEIVIVPVEAGVGDKLQLTNSPWRERSQVYAPNGRHLAYVSDESGEEEVWVTEIATGTKRKLTTHESVKAELTWAPNSAKVAYTAANRLFEVDVTGGAAREIAFNQAGGFSNVQYAADGSWLVYIKRDDDQQADVFAYDIAAKREYNLTQNPFNEANAALTPDGRTLVFTSNRANGVVQLFAVSLARLTEDPNDPLARARRAGATTRDTAAATAAALRIDVAGIDRRVVQLTRGGTAVSAFFLSRDGRTVYFSQGAGGGFGGGGQQPAAGTDNPDAGLYSVTIDGRDRRRVAQGVFSLMVPSTDRRTVFFRNTPRAEDGEAAAGFEVHRFAIANPQRPERVNFTFPVRVDRRAEWNQVFEESWRVMKYRFYDEKMHGYDWNAIRARYRPLLPFVGTNEDLYDLTNEMIGELNASHTGVSGPPTRPMPATYRTRFLGFELEPANGRYRVSHIYRDGPADKEWIDLAVGDYVLAVDGTELKAGDNYWKVLSTTMNEWIPVRYAKTPGGENAKSVRIASVASLTDIKYEEWVARNRDEVKAATNGDIAYVHIRSMNQPSLARFRNEIDQYSNAKGIIVDIRYNGGGNIDQELIDILERRPYQFWNQRTGARTWGRRPRQAIAGPKVMLVNHRSGSDSEVTPMGFRQLGLGRIVGNPTAAAVIATGSYPLLNGGSIRTPGSLVITYDPTKPNNYGVNLENYGVPPDVWVENTPNEAAKKVDRELKVAIEEAMKMLRAATPRVSQ is encoded by the coding sequence GTGCGCCATCGCTGCCTCCTCGCCCTCCTGGCCCTCTCGGCCCCCATCGCCGACGCCCAATCCGCGACGAAGTTCGTCCGGTATGCCCATGTGGCGAACGACGGCCGCATCGCCTTCACCTACGCGGACGACATCTGGCTCGCGGACGGGAATGGCGCCAACCCTCGGCGAGTGACGGCACACGTGGCCCGGGACTTCTCCCCCCGCTTCTCCCCCGACGGCCAGTGGATCGCCTTCACGTCGAATCGCGCGGGGAACAACGACGTCTATGTGATTCCGGCGGCGGGTGGGGAACCCAGGCAACTCACCTACCACTCGGGTGATGACCAGGCGCTGTATTTCACGCCGGATGGTACCGCGATCATCATGACGTCGTCCCGCGGCACCCTGGCCTGGGGATCGCCGCTCTATCGCCTGCCACTCGATGGGACGGTGCCGACGCCGATGGCGATGGACATCGGCCGGGCCGGGATGATCAAGCAGGACGCGACGGCGGTGGCCTTCAACCGCGTGTTGCCGACCTACTGGCGCAAGGGCTACCGCGGCAACAATTCCGGCGACCTCGCCGTGCAGGACCTGCGCACGGGTGACATCCGCGAGATCACCGACACCGACCTGCAGCAGTACAAGGGACACGTGAACGACGTGCACCCGATGTGGGGCGCGGATGGCAAACTCTACTTTGCCTCCGAGCGTGACGGGACGTTCAACATCTGGCGCATAGACCCGGCTGGGGGCAATGCCCAGCAGGTAACGAGACACAACGACGATGGGGTGCAGTTCCCGGCGATCTCGCCGGACGGCCGCCGCATCATCTATGAGAACAACTTCGAGCTGTGGACCCTGGAGGTCGCCAGCGGACAGTCGCGCAAGGTGCCGATCACCCTGGCCTTCGACCCCAAGGAGAGCGACACGCAGGTCGTGACGACGAACCACCGCGCCGAGGGCTTCTCGGTGGCACCAGATGGCACGGCCATGGCCGTGGACTTCCATGGCGAGATCGTCATCGTGCCGGTCGAGGCCGGGGTGGGAGACAAGTTGCAGCTGACGAACTCCCCGTGGCGCGAACGCTCCCAGGTGTACGCACCAAACGGCCGGCATCTGGCGTATGTCTCGGACGAGTCGGGCGAGGAGGAAGTGTGGGTGACGGAGATTGCCACCGGCACGAAGCGCAAGCTCACGACGCACGAGTCCGTAAAGGCGGAGCTAACCTGGGCGCCGAACTCAGCGAAGGTCGCATACACCGCGGCCAATCGCCTCTTCGAGGTGGACGTGACCGGTGGCGCGGCGCGGGAGATCGCCTTCAACCAGGCGGGAGGATTCAGCAACGTGCAGTACGCCGCCGACGGGAGCTGGCTGGTCTACATCAAGCGTGATGATGACCAGCAGGCCGACGTGTTTGCCTACGACATCGCGGCGAAGCGCGAATACAATCTCACGCAGAATCCGTTCAACGAGGCGAACGCGGCCCTGACCCCCGATGGGCGCACGCTGGTGTTCACGTCGAATCGCGCGAACGGCGTGGTGCAGCTCTTTGCCGTCTCGCTCGCTCGGCTCACGGAGGACCCGAACGATCCGTTGGCGCGCGCCCGCCGTGCCGGAGCGACCACGCGCGACACCGCAGCGGCAACTGCCGCTGCTCTCCGTATAGACGTCGCGGGGATCGACCGGCGGGTGGTGCAGCTCACCCGCGGCGGGACGGCGGTCAGCGCGTTCTTCCTCTCGCGTGACGGGCGCACCGTGTACTTCTCCCAGGGTGCGGGCGGTGGCTTCGGGGGTGGTGGACAGCAGCCCGCAGCCGGCACCGACAATCCCGATGCCGGGCTGTATTCCGTCACCATCGACGGGCGCGACCGGCGACGGGTGGCGCAGGGTGTGTTCAGCCTGATGGTGCCGAGCACGGATCGTCGCACGGTGTTCTTCCGGAACACGCCGCGGGCCGAGGACGGGGAGGCGGCCGCCGGGTTCGAGGTGCATCGCTTCGCCATCGCCAACCCGCAGCGTCCCGAACGGGTGAACTTCACTTTTCCGGTCCGTGTGGATCGGCGCGCTGAATGGAATCAGGTCTTCGAGGAGTCGTGGCGGGTGATGAAGTACCGCTTCTATGACGAGAAGATGCACGGCTACGACTGGAACGCGATTCGCGCGCGGTATCGGCCACTGCTGCCGTTCGTTGGGACGAACGAGGATCTGTACGACCTGACGAACGAGATGATCGGCGAGCTGAATGCGTCGCATACCGGGGTCAGCGGCCCGCCGACGCGTCCGATGCCGGCGACCTATCGAACGCGCTTCCTCGGCTTCGAGCTGGAGCCGGCGAACGGTCGGTATCGGGTGTCGCACATCTATCGGGACGGGCCGGCGGACAAGGAGTGGATCGACCTGGCCGTGGGCGACTACGTGCTGGCGGTGGATGGCACCGAGCTCAAGGCCGGGGACAACTACTGGAAGGTGTTGAGCACGACGATGAATGAGTGGATCCCCGTGCGTTATGCGAAGACGCCGGGCGGGGAGAATGCGAAGAGCGTGCGGATCGCGAGCGTTGCGTCACTCACCGACATCAAGTACGAGGAGTGGGTGGCGCGGAACCGGGACGAAGTGAAGGCGGCGACCAATGGGGACATCGCCTATGTCCACATCCGTTCGATGAACCAGCCGTCGCTCGCCCGATTTCGCAATGAGATCGACCAGTACTCGAATGCCAAGGGGATCATTGTCGACATCCGGTACAACGGCGGGGGGAACATCGACCAGGAGTTGATCGACATCCTCGAGCGGCGGCCGTACCAGTTCTGGAACCAGCGCACCGGTGCGCGCACCTGGGGGCGACGCCCGCGGCAGGCGATCGCGGGGCCCAAGGTGATGTTGGTCAATCACCGGTCGGGGTCCGATTCCGAGGTGACGCCGATGGGCTTCCGGCAATTGGGGTTGGGCCGAATCGTCGGGAACCCGACCGCGGCAGCGGTGATCGCGACCGGGAGCTACCCGCTGCTCAACGGCGGGTCAATCCGCACGCCGGGGTCGCTCGTGATCACCTATGACCCGACCAAGCCCAACAATTACGGGGTGAACCTGGAGAACTATGGCGTGCCACCGGATGTGTGGGTGGAGAACACGCCCAATGAGGCGGCAAAGAAGGTTGACCGCGAACTCAAGGTGGCGATCGAGGAGGCGATGAAGATGCTGCGGGCGGCGACGCCACGGGTGTCGCAGTAG
- a CDS encoding (2Fe-2S)-binding protein → MAISLTVNGSRRSFDGDPTMPLLWYLRDELALTGTKYGCGIAQCGACTVHVAGRPARSCQLRMADLQGATVLTIEALDPAGEHPLQVAWREIDVPQCGFCQAGQIMQAASLLATRKNPTDAEIDTAMNGHICRCGTYPRIRQAIKAAAEKNA, encoded by the coding sequence ATGGCTATCTCACTGACCGTCAACGGATCCCGTCGGAGCTTCGACGGCGATCCCACCATGCCCCTCCTCTGGTACCTGCGCGACGAACTCGCGCTCACCGGGACCAAGTACGGGTGCGGCATCGCCCAGTGCGGCGCCTGCACGGTGCACGTGGCGGGGCGCCCCGCCCGATCGTGCCAGCTGCGGATGGCCGACCTGCAAGGGGCGACGGTCCTGACGATCGAGGCGCTGGACCCCGCGGGTGAACATCCGCTGCAGGTGGCGTGGCGCGAAATCGACGTTCCGCAGTGCGGCTTTTGCCAGGCCGGACAGATCATGCAAGCAGCGAGCCTGCTCGCTACACGCAAGAACCCGACGGACGCGGAGATCGACACCGCCATGAACGGCCATATCTGTCGCTGCGGGACCTATCCTCGCATCCGGCAAGCCATCAAGGCGGCCGCGGAGAAGAACGCATGA
- a CDS encoding xanthine dehydrogenase family protein molybdopterin-binding subunit, whose protein sequence is MSTPSFLPWGATPSPVAGDSTVDAGRRTALKLLGLGGLVFVAGPGGLRRLDTVGALDTSADPWDAHVYVRLADDGTVTLTCHRSEMGQGIRTTMPMIIADEMEADWAKCRVEQAQGDAKYGSQNTDGSTSIRDFLFKYREAGATVRALLEDAAAKEWGVAASEVAAQNGAVVHRASGRSKSFGSLVATARTLPMPAKESVRVKAPAERRWQGKKMPGIDLVAMTTGTAKYGADVILPGMKVAVVARPPIWGDTVATVDDTAALKVPGVERVVRIPNSPMPATFLPTGGVAVIAKNTWAAIRGRDALKVTWTSGANAAYDSKAYKATLQASVLQPGKPGRKEGDVAAALGRATRKVTANYYMPHLSHAQMEPVAAIANVANGKVEVWAPVQSPMDARTTLAAFLKVDVANVAVNVTLLGGAFGRKSKPDFACEAAFLSREVGAPVRVQWTREDDLKNSYYHSVAAHHLEAGLDANGKVTAWLHRSAYPSISSTFAPDVPGPTPDELINGASDLPWEIPNVSVEVCPARAHTRIGWFRSVNAIHHGFAIGSFVDELARATGKDTGQFLLDLIGSDRQVDLSKGALVGAPENYYGAAWTDYPLDTARAKNVLRLAMQRSNWGEKLPRGRGRGIAVHRSFLSYVAMVVEVEVLADGTVNVPKAWAVVDAGFVANPDRAKSQMEGAIIMAMSNVLHSEISYAQGKVVQSNYRDYQVARMRAAPRTVDVHVVESEGLPGGIGEPGVPPACGAIANAIFAATGTRVRELPVARQLAGWSTRATEDGA, encoded by the coding sequence ATGAGCACCCCCTCCTTTCTTCCGTGGGGCGCGACCCCTTCGCCGGTCGCGGGTGATTCCACCGTGGATGCGGGCCGCCGCACCGCCCTCAAGCTGCTGGGCCTTGGCGGTCTCGTCTTCGTCGCCGGCCCCGGCGGACTGCGTCGACTCGACACCGTGGGGGCGCTCGACACCTCCGCGGACCCGTGGGACGCACACGTCTACGTCCGACTCGCGGACGATGGCACCGTGACCCTCACCTGTCACCGATCGGAGATGGGGCAGGGGATCCGCACGACAATGCCGATGATCATCGCCGACGAGATGGAGGCGGACTGGGCGAAATGCCGAGTGGAGCAGGCGCAGGGCGATGCGAAATACGGGTCGCAGAACACGGATGGCTCAACGAGCATCCGGGACTTCCTGTTCAAGTATCGCGAGGCCGGGGCGACGGTCCGGGCACTGCTCGAGGATGCGGCGGCGAAGGAATGGGGCGTCGCCGCGAGCGAGGTGGCTGCGCAGAACGGCGCCGTGGTGCACCGCGCGTCGGGGCGCAGCAAGTCGTTTGGCTCCCTGGTGGCCACCGCGCGCACGCTGCCGATGCCCGCGAAGGAGAGCGTGCGGGTGAAGGCACCGGCCGAGCGGCGCTGGCAGGGCAAGAAGATGCCTGGGATCGACCTGGTCGCGATGACGACGGGCACCGCCAAATACGGCGCGGATGTGATCTTGCCGGGAATGAAAGTGGCCGTGGTCGCTCGGCCGCCGATCTGGGGCGACACGGTGGCGACGGTAGACGACACCGCCGCCCTCAAGGTGCCGGGGGTGGAGCGGGTGGTGCGCATCCCCAACTCACCGATGCCGGCGACTTTCCTGCCGACGGGCGGGGTCGCGGTGATCGCGAAGAACACCTGGGCCGCGATCCGCGGGCGCGACGCCCTCAAGGTCACCTGGACGAGCGGGGCGAACGCGGCCTACGACTCAAAGGCCTACAAGGCCACCCTGCAAGCCAGCGTGTTGCAGCCGGGCAAGCCGGGGCGAAAGGAAGGCGATGTCGCCGCCGCGCTGGGCCGTGCGACGCGGAAGGTGACGGCCAACTATTACATGCCGCACCTGTCGCATGCACAGATGGAGCCGGTCGCCGCCATTGCCAACGTTGCCAACGGCAAGGTGGAAGTGTGGGCCCCGGTCCAGAGCCCAATGGACGCCCGGACGACCCTGGCCGCCTTCCTCAAGGTGGACGTGGCGAATGTCGCCGTGAACGTCACCCTGCTTGGCGGGGCCTTTGGCCGGAAGTCCAAGCCGGACTTCGCCTGTGAGGCCGCCTTCCTGTCGCGCGAGGTCGGGGCGCCAGTGCGGGTGCAGTGGACGCGCGAGGACGACCTGAAGAACTCGTATTACCACTCGGTGGCCGCGCACCACCTGGAAGCCGGGCTCGATGCGAATGGCAAGGTGACGGCCTGGCTGCATCGGTCGGCGTACCCGTCGATCAGCTCGACCTTTGCGCCGGACGTGCCTGGGCCAACGCCCGATGAGTTGATCAATGGCGCGTCGGACCTTCCCTGGGAGATCCCGAACGTGAGTGTCGAGGTCTGTCCGGCGCGTGCCCACACCCGCATCGGCTGGTTCCGCTCGGTGAACGCGATTCACCATGGGTTTGCCATCGGATCGTTTGTCGACGAGCTGGCCCGTGCGACGGGGAAGGACACCGGACAGTTTCTTCTCGACCTGATCGGCTCTGATCGGCAGGTGGACCTGTCGAAGGGGGCATTGGTGGGCGCACCGGAGAACTACTACGGTGCCGCCTGGACCGACTACCCGCTCGATACGGCGAGGGCGAAGAACGTGCTACGCCTTGCGATGCAGCGTTCCAACTGGGGCGAGAAGCTGCCGCGCGGACGTGGGCGCGGCATCGCCGTGCACCGTTCCTTCCTGTCGTATGTCGCGATGGTCGTCGAGGTGGAGGTGCTCGCCGACGGCACCGTGAACGTCCCCAAGGCATGGGCGGTGGTGGACGCCGGGTTCGTCGCCAATCCCGATCGGGCGAAGTCGCAGATGGAAGGCGCCATCATCATGGCGATGAGCAACGTGCTCCACAGCGAGATCTCCTACGCGCAGGGCAAGGTCGTGCAGTCGAACTACCGCGACTACCAGGTGGCGCGCATGCGCGCGGCGCCGCGTACGGTGGACGTGCATGTCGTCGAGAGCGAGGGACTCCCCGGGGGCATCGGGGAACCGGGAGTGCCGCCGGCGTGCGGTGCGATCGCCAACGCGATCTTTGCGGCGACCGGTACGCGGGTGCGGGAACTCCCGGTCGCGCGGCAGCTCGCGGGCTGGTCGACGCGGGCGACGGAAGACGGGGCGTAG
- a CDS encoding amidohydrolase family protein: MSDRSPTRRDFLAAGSAAAVGTVLGATAIVAQPAAFDLVIRGGNVFDGMGNDPRELDLGIRAGRIVALQRRLGGRARDEVDARGLAVAPGFVDIHSHGDGTLAEDPRAESVIRQGITTIIVGQDGSSRGRDPGDVAVWRRTTAALKPSCNVATMVGLGSVRGAVVGDDDRPATPAELQRMVGMVRRALQEGAVGASSGLEYTPGAFASEAELIALCRPLAARGLVYATHMRNEDDRLLDSIRESIAVARGARCGLQVSHLKTQGPRNWAKLDEVFALVDEVKRAGMDIAFDRYPWIAYQTGLTNLFPVWSRDGGTEAFLKRLDDPSTGARIKQEALAKVDLIGGWDNVMVASVRDASDRAAEGKRMGQYAAARGGDPYDVTVAMLKRNAGSVGMVGFAMSEENLDRILAHPLGMVCSDGGAYAIDGPTRRGSPHPRGGGSFPRVIATYVRERKALTLRQALQKMTAFPAARVRLADRGRIATGMAADVVVFDAESVADRATYEQPFQYPVGIALVVVNGKVALRGGEREGVGAGRVLASVGGAKETT, encoded by the coding sequence ATGAGTGACCGTTCCCCGACTCGGCGTGACTTCCTGGCCGCTGGCTCCGCCGCGGCCGTCGGGACGGTGCTGGGCGCAACCGCCATCGTGGCACAACCGGCGGCGTTTGATCTGGTCATCCGGGGCGGGAACGTCTTCGATGGGATGGGCAATGACCCGCGGGAACTCGACCTCGGGATTCGGGCGGGTCGGATCGTGGCCCTTCAGCGTCGACTCGGCGGTCGGGCGCGCGACGAGGTTGATGCCCGCGGCCTCGCCGTGGCTCCCGGCTTCGTCGACATCCACTCCCATGGGGATGGCACGCTGGCCGAGGACCCACGGGCGGAGTCGGTGATCCGCCAGGGAATCACGACCATCATCGTCGGCCAGGACGGAAGCTCACGTGGGCGGGATCCCGGGGACGTGGCCGTGTGGCGTCGCACGACCGCGGCGCTCAAGCCGTCGTGCAACGTGGCGACGATGGTCGGCCTGGGGAGCGTGCGCGGCGCGGTCGTGGGTGATGACGACCGGCCGGCGACACCCGCCGAGCTGCAGCGCATGGTTGGTATGGTGCGCCGCGCGTTGCAGGAAGGGGCGGTGGGTGCGTCGTCCGGGCTGGAATACACGCCGGGCGCATTTGCCTCCGAGGCCGAACTGATTGCGCTCTGCCGGCCGCTGGCCGCCCGCGGCCTGGTCTACGCGACGCACATGCGCAACGAGGACGACCGCCTGCTCGACTCCATTCGCGAGTCGATCGCTGTCGCGCGCGGGGCCAGGTGCGGGCTGCAGGTCTCACACCTCAAGACACAGGGGCCGCGCAACTGGGCCAAGCTCGATGAGGTCTTCGCGCTCGTCGACGAAGTCAAGCGCGCGGGGATGGACATCGCCTTCGATCGGTACCCCTGGATCGCCTACCAGACCGGACTGACGAACCTCTTTCCCGTGTGGAGTCGCGACGGTGGCACGGAGGCGTTCCTCAAGCGACTCGACGATCCGTCGACCGGTGCGCGGATCAAGCAGGAGGCCCTGGCGAAGGTCGATCTCATCGGCGGGTGGGACAACGTGATGGTCGCGTCGGTACGGGACGCGTCGGATCGAGCGGCCGAGGGCAAGCGCATGGGGCAGTATGCGGCGGCGCGGGGGGGTGATCCGTACGATGTCACCGTCGCGATGCTCAAACGGAACGCGGGGAGCGTCGGGATGGTCGGCTTTGCGATGAGCGAGGAGAACCTCGACCGGATCCTGGCTCACCCGTTAGGCATGGTCTGCTCCGACGGCGGGGCCTACGCCATCGACGGTCCCACGCGGCGCGGGAGCCCGCACCCGCGCGGGGGCGGATCGTTTCCGCGCGTCATCGCCACGTACGTCCGCGAGCGGAAGGCACTGACGCTCCGGCAGGCACTCCAGAAGATGACCGCATTCCCTGCCGCGCGCGTTCGCCTGGCAGATCGCGGACGGATCGCGACCGGGATGGCGGCGGACGTGGTCGTCTTCGACGCCGAGTCGGTGGCGGATCGCGCCACGTATGAGCAGCCCTTCCAGTATCCGGTGGGGATCGCGCTGGTGGTGGTGAACGGCAAGGTCGCGCTGCGCGGTGGGGAGCGCGAAGGGGTGGGGGCGGGGCGAGTGTTGGCGTCGGTGGGCGGCGCAAAGGAAACAACGTGA